A DNA window from Trypanosoma brucei brucei TREU927 chromosome 11 chr11_scaffold01 genomic scaffold, whole genome shotgun sequence contains the following coding sequences:
- a CDS encoding malic enzyme, putative: MLGRSFKLCVSTNARGIDFLRNRFTNKSTAFTRKEREHLGVVGLLPPAEETLDDHVKRCWTQLTHLEYPINKYQLLQGILSTNTVLYYKIVETYMKETLPIIYTPTVGEACQKYGNIFQRDHGLYISMKERGVIRQTLENLRKPEVEVIVITDGSRILGLGDLGANGMGISIGKCSLYVAAGGINPSRILPVMMDVGTDNEGLRADPQYLGLRQKRPSDEDFYALLDEFMEAASEAWPEAVIQFEDFSNNHCFDMLERYQNKYRCFNDDIQGTGAVIAAGFLNAIEASGIPAEDHRIVFFGAGSAATGVATCIVDLVAAKYKKTFAEVQNNVYLLDTKGVITTTRGDKLAPHKVPWARTDISAEQSKSLSTLVDAVKFVKPTALIGLGAQGGVFTEDILKFMRSYCEKPVIFALSNPSSKVEVTPDNAFKWTDGKAIVATGSPFPPTTLNGKKYEASQGNNLYVFPGIGLGCAIAQPKNIPQEVLQTAAVTLSKLVDRNVMASEGALYPCIDEVREVSKQVAAAVIEKLQEMGLAKEGLPTSKGERLKLVEERMWTPKYLEPEYYLSKKLE; encoded by the coding sequence ATGTTGGGTCGTTCGTTTAAACTTTGTGTTTCCACAAACGCCCGTGGGATCGATTTTCTCCGCAACCGTTTCACCAATAAGTCAACCGCGTTCACACGGAAGGAACGAGAACACCTCGGTGTTGTTGGGCTACTTCCACCCGCGGAGGAGACACTTGACGACCATGTCAAGCGCTGCTGGACACAATTGACCCATTTGGAGTACCCAATCAACAAATACCAACTCTTACAGGGAATTCTCAGCACTAATACTGTTCTTTATTACAAGATTGTGGAAACCTACATGAAGGAAACACTTCCAATTATTTACACACCTACAGTGGGAGAGGCTTGTCAAAAATACGGAAACATCTTTCAAAGAGACCATGGACTCTACATAAGCATGAAGGAACGTGGGGTGATCCGGCAGACCCTTGAAAACCTTCGGAAACCTGAGGTTGAAGTTATTGTAATAACTGATGGTTCTCGCATCTTGGGTCTTGGTGACCTCGGAGCAAACGGTATGGGCATCAGCATTGGCAAATGTTCACTATACGTTGCCGCCGGTGGAATTAACCCGAGCCGCATCCTACCAGTTATGATGGACGTGGGGACAGATAATGAAGGACTTCGTGCGGATCCTCAATATCTTGGTTTGCGCCAAAAACGCCCCTCTGACGAGGATTTCTACGCTTTGTTGGATGAGTTCATGGAGGCTGCGAGTGAAGCATGGCCGGAAGCCGTTATACAATTTGAGGACTTCAGCAACAACCATTGTTTTGATATGCTTGAGCGGTACCAAAACAAGTATCGATGCTTCAATGATGATATTCAGGGAACTGGTGCTGTAATTGCTGCAGGCTTCCTAAATGCGATCGAGGCAAGCGGCATTCCTGCAGAGGATCATCGAATAGTGTTTTTTGGCGCTGGTTCCGCTGCGACAGGTGTGGCCACCTGCATTGTTGACTTGGTTGCCGCAAAGTACAAAAAGACGTTCGCAGAAGTGCAGAATAACGTATATCTTCTTGATACCAAGGGTGTCATAACAACCACGCGTGGCGACAAGTTGGCACCACACAAGGTCCCGTGGGCCCGCACTGATATTTCAGCCGAGCAGAGCAAGTCGCTTTCCACATTGGTGGATGCTGTGAAGTTTGTAAAACCAACAGCGCTGATCGGCCTTGGAGCCCAAGGTGGTGTTTTCACTGAGGATATTCTAAAGTTTATGCGATCATACTGCGAGAAGCCTGTGATTTTTGCACTTTCCAACCCCTCAAGCAAAGTGGAGGTTACTCCAGACAACGCCTTCAAGTGGACCGATGGTAAGGCAATTGTCGCAACTGGCAGTCCCTTCCCGCCCACAACTCTGAACGGCAAGAAATATGAGGCATCCCAAGGTAACAATTTGTATGTTTTCCCCGGTATTGGACTTGGTTGTGCCATCGCGCAGCCGAAAAATATCCCACAGGAGGTACTCCAAACAGCGGCCGTCACCCTCAGTAAGTTAGTGGATCGTAATGTCATGGCTTCTGAGGGAGCACTGTATCCATGTATTGATGAAGTGCGTGAAGTGTCGAAACAGGTGGCAGCTGCTGTGATTGAAAAGTTGCAAGAGATGGGTTTGGCAAAGGAGGGGTTGCCCACAAGCAAAGGGGAACGATTGAAATTGGTGGAGGAACGGATGTGGACACCCAAATATCTTGAACCGGAATATTACCTGTCGAAGAAGCTGGAGTAA
- a CDS encoding phosphotransferase, putative, with translation MMNISPQFKRWGQNTRNLQQQEAYPLREPPFDTYMVLDFEATCERHQRLEVPEVIEFPIVLVDARNGNTISEFQQYVRPVVNPQLSQFCTELTGITQSVVDRASTFPDVFTAAMNYLHQNNCGEREINKRYLPVTCGDWDLKTMLPIQVKACIQQGFTVNVPPSLRRWFNIKQYMQRVLSPGLGQTVSQPIRDLPDMMSVLGLEMKGRHHSGIDDCRNIAAVLCELIKLGHVITPTTDYNSELTRGTSWVSVGATTSLKPSAGLGKCQQMPHCREEGSNNSAMGRKRAASDTVNNQQSMIKRIHINVLENEDPLQDLLNLKTDDRNRMGSEDMTKEKVVTYSKALSRILRHGADKMKITISDAGYVLADDLVRCAPFSNDKAALTHLAWVVYSNDKKRFKMAYDENRRVYIRANQGHSLSGINPELVPITSETQVPFAVHGTYYSAWERIRGCGYLSTMGRQHIHFAKGMPGSDGVISGMRNTSEVLLVLDVPLLLKESVELWESANGVLLTPGVSGTGRLPLKYISSVVDRRTNDLLPR, from the coding sequence ATGATGAACATATCACCTCAATTTAAACGGTGGGGACAAAACACCCGGAATTTGCAACAGCAGGAAGCATATCCCTTGCGGGAACCTCCCTTCGATACATACATGGTGTTAGATTTTGAAGCTACATGCGAGCGTCACCAACGTCTTGAAGTGCCGGAAGTTATTGAATTTCCTATAGTCCTCGTAGATGCGCGGAATGGTAATACCATTAGTGAATTCCAGCAGTACGTGCGACCGGTAGTTAACCCTCAGCTCTCTCAGTTTTGCACTGAGCTTACGGGTATAACGCAATCAGTGGTAGATAGAGCAAGCACATTTCCCGACGTATTTACCGCTGCGATGAACTACCTTCACCAAAATAATTGTGGTGAGAGAGAAATTAACAAAAGATATCTCCCCGTGACATGTGGTGACTGGGACCTCAAGACAATGCTTCCTATTCAGGTTAAAGCGTGTATCCAACAGGGGTTTACGGTCAACGTGCCTCCATCCCTTCGCCGGTGGTTCAATATCAAACAGTACATGCAAAGAGTTTTATCTCCGGGTTTGGGACAAACGGTGTCACAACCTATACGCGATCTTCCAGATATGATGTCTGTACTCGGTCTGGAGATGAAGGGCAGGCACCACAGCGGGATAGATGACTGCAGAAATATAGCCGCTGTGCTATGTGAACTTATCAAACTTGGCCATGTTATTACCCCAACAACAGACTACAATAGTGAGCTCACACGGGGTACCTCGTGGGTTAGTGTCGGTGCAACTACGTCCTTGAAGCCCAGTGCAGGTTTAGGGAAGTGTCAGCAAATGCCTCACTGCCGAGAGGAGGGTTCGAACAACTCTGCCATGGGACGGAAGAGGGCTGCTAGTGACACAGTGAACAATCAACAGAGCATGATCAAGAGGATTCATATTAACGTGCTTGAAAATGAAGATCCGCTACAAGACTTGCTAAACTTGAAGACTGATGACAGAAACAGGATGGGTAGTGAAGACAtgacaaaggaaaaggtggtTACATATTCTAAGGCCCTCTCCCGTATTCTCCGACATGGAGCagacaaaatgaaaattacAATCTCGGATGCCGGGTATGTGCTAGCCGACGATTTAGTACGCTGTGCGCCCTTCTCTAACGATAAGGCAGCGCTGACCCATCTCGCCTGGGTGGTTTATTCCAACGACAAGAAACGATTTAAAATGGCTTACGATGAAAACAGGCGTGTATACATACGCGCTAACCAGGGGCACAGTTTGTCTGGGATTAATCCCGAACTGGTTCCAATCACTAGCGAGACTCAAGTCCCTTTTGCCGTGCATGGCACGTATTATTCTGCGTGGGAACGAATACGTGGCTGTGGTTATCTTTCAACAATGGGACGACAACACATTCACTTCGCCAAGGGGATGCCAGGGTCCGACGGCGTTATAAGTGGAATGAGAAATACCTCAGAGGTGCTTTTAGTTCTTGACGTGCCGTTGCTTTTGAAGGAATCTGTGGAGTTGTGGGAAAGTGCCAACGGCGTGCTACTTACCCCTGGTGTAAGTGGCACGGGTCGACTGCCTTTGAAGTATATCAGTTCTGTGGTCGACCGCCGGACAAATGATCTACTACCACGGTGA
- a CDS encoding synaptojanin (Model contain Synaptojanin, N-terminal domain, (IPR002013) present in proteins such as the GTPase dynamin, the lysophosphatidic acid acyl transferase endophilin, and the phosphoinositide phosphatase synaptojanin, all involved in the recycling pathway of c), which produces MIDSDLQGHRDSGQRCSPWVNCDAFLQPEITKPLRNIVVCDLPAQCYIIGTSSKKNIEQKEVLLFNKSDGGPLVYSYSRSYTADEVDSLTACASKEGRLLHVKALLGCVRFTSGYYLLLATRRQTVARIGFNRIFEALDIELVSLCLPKMIALTTVVATKAATVLGVKGPASSSIQKARLQEEEYCRQFLSSAHKQNLFYSRTYDLTNTLQSNMTIPSQRRLVRTKFVWNEFLLEPLFTLQETESVRCERESAQNGGQSYEAAPLCPKDLRRWFVYVAQGSIVQRAVWCGSRPLLFTLIARTSKNYAGARYFRRGVNGNGHVANHVEIEQIISDESTLHDYGRRGSFTSYVQVRGSVPLHWFQPPTQLPKPPIKLGMSNFYCVDTCRHFQELLGDYGAPVIVVNLLRKREKHLREGALGSEFKKAVETLIGYTKKDFLGGCESSSNVLIYREYDIRASAQDAWNKTTSLAEEVFAKNGFFVCGTDASTGVDTGCYGRCCIHSNGYDAERSVRLQQGVTRSNCLDCVDRTNLAQYFFGLHALGYQLHALGLLHSPIDLSLSPQVREQFLHMYLLMGDIIALHYGGSAQVGAGVLNRGTGWDKMMGIKRLYNNILGDREKQLFMNLFLGRFQPCPNRCSPSQNPVMRIPDGEQQGTGSDGKGNESNESTNSSKQVACLADLSEGASDYYLVVNGGPSLPDPTELVGWWKKPLQFFSSFFQPRQRSLLDENAPSSPVSFGFVPHEGGNGKGSADDEEEYIVREICIDERAAAIDPYTNRGLVGAGAGELKEEGSAVLLQRTTAATTSLNRKTRTLLTAAHTEPSPQILWFVQDSLCNEQHQEAEFPQSDVASNKRDIPTEKMPDDLLYHDHLTYPDYVLGSEFNNNIETARCMCDNCVPEDDLQRMQLEVMHKYGDPCDWGVETVIDALLDVEPGVKRETIDALRQMNVHGRTLLNMNTKSLEEKVLLQRFIRLVDKLFRSASSSPPQHVRDDEMSELWLLHQHGDALEKSNIFASCKFVSCPDATQRVLQPFFRDLLAPDIIAATLRTLISKMADPDSGVPRSDRIRYREGSGCQYVPPVVVAQQCFSSNELHEWLLTESPRLGLTLHEHVESHERAQACWQFVLWLVHAKIVVPISIELISGVLVPPVVTRADVTSSTRLFTLSTIQELHVLNESERHPCGDVDVLRVKINPIKSTPLLLTGASALACAETLVAVALDTLLYMQDMSSPTVPPDVSHNPTAWKLLETVSTSSAHLAAVNIRGLERRELFCFWANVFNALYIHAWMSTLGKRAQDFTCFYNTNGYNVGGCFFSLSDIKDGILRGNKPAYYAVLPPFSKSDPRLFMVIPPDPSDIEVELQMKSRNCFDDKHITTSSRRDLHTRILLALIDAYLVPENFEDMPSYNPRTLLFASSPTVASRSAEGSNSSFLEDDLEIDESYRSRTTVGLWHANSIPVVAATWLSSWFNQRHTNKSSTLANPCVPLTPEHLLQQIHAAESFVLRSLSRAPQPTVPLHGVHVPRALLPLFVNMDNASIDEFMQLLSVSPRSETSLRCDMWISNPPA; this is translated from the coding sequence ATGATAGACAGTGATTTGCAGGGTCACCGTGACAGTGGACAACGATGCTCACCGTGGGTAAATTGTGATGCATTCCTGCAACCGGAGATCACTAAACCACTTAGGAACATTGTTGTCTGTGACCTCCCAGCACAATGTTACATTATTGGCACGAgttccaaaaaaaacatcgagCAGAAagaagtgttgttgtttaataAAAGTGATGGTGGTCCTCTTGTCTATAGCTATAGCAGATCATACACGGCGGACGAAGTGGACTCGCTTACCGCTTGTGCATCGAAAGAGGGGCGGCTGCTACATGTCAAAGCACTACTGGGATGCGTTCGCTTTACTAGTGGTTATTACCTACTTCTGGCAACTAGGCGGCAAACGGTAGCGCGTATAGGCTTTAATCGCATTTTCGAAGCTCTCGATATTGAACTTGTTTCATTGTGTCTTCCAAAAATGATAGCTTTAACGACCGTAGTGGCCACAAAGGCGGCGACGGTGTTGGGAGTAAAGGGGCCGGCGAGCTCGTCAATACAAAAAGCTCGTCTTCAAGAGGAGGAGTATTGTCGACAGTTTCTTTCATCGGCACATAAACAAAACCTGTTTTACTCGCGCACATATGATTTGACAAACACGCTGCAGTCCAACATGACCATCCCCAGCCAGAGACGGCTTGTGCGGACAAAGTTTGTGTGGAATGAATTTCTTTTGGAACCGTTATTCACTCTACAGGAGACGGAATCTGTTCGGTGCGAGAGAGAATCTGCTCAAAATGGTGGCCAATCATATGAGGCAGCACCGCTGTGCCCTAAGGATTTGCGGCGGTGGTTTGTCTACGTTGCGCAAGGGTCTATTGTCCAGCGTGCCGTGTGGTGTGGGTCCCGACCACTGCTCTTTACACTGATAGCCCGCACAAGTAAAAACTACGCTGGTGCCCGTTACTTTCGTCGCGGTGTGAATGGGAACGGCCACGTTGCAAACCATGTTGAGATCGAGCAAATTATCTCCGACGAATCAACGTTGCACGACTATGGGCGAAGAGGCAGTTTTACATCTTACGTCCAGGTACGTGGTTCGGTACCCCTTCACTGGTTTCAGCCACCTACACAACTCCCTAAACCACCTATTAAATTGGGCATGAGTAATTTTTATTGCGTCGACACATGCAGACACTTCCAAGAACTTCTAGGGGACTATGGTGCACCAGTTATTGTTGTGAACTTGCTACGAAAGCGGGAGAAACACCTCCGTGAAGGTGCTCTTGGCAGTGAGTTTAAGAAAGCTGTGGAAACTTTAATTGgatacacaaaaaaggatTTTTTAGGTGGGTGCGAAAGCTCATCAAACGTGTTGATCTACAGGGAATATGACATACGGGCCAGTGCACAAGACGCCTGGAACAAGACAACATCGCTGGCGGAAGAGGTGTTTGCCAAGAACggtttttttgtatgtggtACTGACGCGAGCACTGGTGTCGACACTGGTTGTTATGGTCGGTGTTGCATTCATAGTAATGGTTATGATGCAGAACGGAGTGTAAGACTACAACAGGGTGTAACTCGCAGCAACTGTCTTGACTGCGTTGATCGAACTAATTTAGCCCAGTATTTCTTTGGTTTGCATGCACTCGGGTATCAACTGCATGCTCTTGGTCTTCTCCATTCACCAATAGATCTCTCTCTTTCGCCCCAGGTACGCGAGCAGTTCCTGCACATGTACCTATTGATGGGAGATATCATTGCCTTGCATTATGGCGGGTCGGCACAGGTGGGGGCTGGTGTGCTAAACCGAGGAACGGGGTGGGACAAAATGATGGGTATCAAGCGGTTGTACAACAATATCCTCGGTGATCGCGAGAAACAGTTGTTCATGAACCTCTTTCTCGGTCGGTTTCAGCCATGTCCAAATCGGTGCTCCCCTTCCCAAAACCCAGTGATGCGCATCCCTGATGGTGAACAACAGGGCACTGGGAGCGATGGAAAAGGCAATGAGTCCAACGAATCAACTAATTCCAGTAAACAGGTTGCTTGTTTAGCAGACCTATCTGAGGGAGCATCTGACTACTACTTAGTGGTCAATGGTGGCCCATCGCTCCCCGATCCCACTGAACTAGTCGGATGGTGGAAGAAGCCATTACAATTCTTTAGTAGCTTCTTCCAGCCTCGCCAACGGTCCTTGCTGGACGAGAACGCACCTTCCTCTCCTGTGTCCTTCGGTTTCGTACCGCACGAGGGCGGGAATGGTAAAGGATCTGCAGATGATGAGGAAGAGTACATTGTTCGAGAAATATGCATTGATGAACGTGCGGCAGCCATTGATCCATATACGAATAGGGGGTTGGTCGGCGCAGGTGCAGGTGAGTTGAAAGAGGAAGGTTCAGCCGTATTGTTGCAGCGAACAACAGCGGCCACGACATCACTTAACCGGAAAACACGGACCCTTCTAACCGCCGCGCACACCGAACCGTCACCACAGATTTTATGGTTCGTGCAGGATTCCTTGTGCAATGAGCAGCACCAGGAAGCTGAATTTCCACAGAGCGACGTTGCGTCCAACAAACGTGACATCCCGACAGAAAAGATGCCTGATGATTTACTCTACCATGATCATCTTACATATCCTGATTACGTGTTGGGGAGTGAATTTAACAATAACATTGAAACAGCACGATGTATGTGCGATAATTGCGTCCCCGAGGATGACCTCCAACGCATGCAGTTGGAGGTAATGCACAAATATGGTGATCCATGTGACTGGGGTGTGGAAACAGTTATAGACGCTCTGCTAGATGTGGAACCGGGTGTGAAGCGCGAAACCATAGATGCATTGCGACAGATGAATGTTCATGGACGTACGCTACTCAATATGAACACAAAATCTCTGGAAGAGAAGGTTTTGCTTCAACGCTTCATCAGGTTGGTGGACAAACTATTTCGTTCAGCATCCAGCTCCCCTCCCCAGCATGTTAGGGACGACGAGATGAGTGAATTATGGTTGCTCCACCAACACGGTGATGCTTTAGAAAAGTCAAATATATTCGCTTCTTGCAAATTTGTATCTTGTCCGGACGCTACGCAACGGGTGCTGCAACCCTTCTTTCGTGATTTGTTGGCACCGGATATTATTGCGGCGACACTGAGAACTTTAATATCGAAGATGGCCGATCCTGACTCCGGCGTCCCGCGCAGTGATCGAATTCGCTACCGTGAGGGAAGTGGCTGCCAATACGTTCCTCCTGTTGTAGTAGCACAGCAATGCTTTAGTTCTAATGAACTGCATGAATGGTTGCTCACCGAATCACCGCGCTTGGGCCTCACATTACATGAGCATGTCGAGTCGCACGAAAGGGCACAAGCGTGTTGGCAATTTGTCCTCTGGTTAGTGCATGCAAAAATTGTCGTTCCAATATCTATTGAACTAATCTCCGGTGTTTTAGTGCCCCCTGTTGTTACAAGGGCTGATGTGACATCATCTACAAGGCTGTTTACATTGAGTACAATACAGGAACTCCACGTGCTCAACGAAAGTGAGCGTCACCCGTGTGGTGACGTGGATGTGCTGAGGGTTAAAATAAACCCAATCAAATCAACCCCTTTGCTTCTCACCGGAGCTTCTGCTCTCGCATGTGCCGAAACTCTGGTTGCTGTGGCGTTGGATACATTGCTTTACATGCAGGATATGTCTTCACCTACTGTACCCCCAGATGTGTCCCACAACCCCACTGCTTGGAAGTTGTTGGAGACGGTATCCACTTCCAGTGCTCACCTTGCAGCAGTTAACATCAGAGGGCTTGAGCGCCGGGAGCTGTTCTGCTTTTGGGCGAACGTTTTCAATGCCTTGTACATTCATGCATGGATGTCAACACTAGGCAAACGGGCACAGGATTTTACATGCTTCTACAATACAAATGGTTATAACGTTGGCggttgcttcttttcgttgAGTGACATCAAAGATGGCATATTAAGGGGAAACAAACCCGCCTACTACGCTGTTCTACCTCCGTTCAGCAAGTCTGACCCGCGATTGTTTATGGTTATCCCCCCAGATCCGAGTGACATTGAAGTGGAACTGCAAATGAAATCCAGAAATTGTTTTGATGATAAGCATATCACCACCTCAAGTCGCCGTGATCTTCATACACGTATTTTGCTTGCTTTAATTGACGCCTACCTGGTGCCGGAGAATTTTGAAGACATGCCGTCGTACAACCCGCGAACGCTCCTCTTTGCAAGTTCCCCCACTGTTGCGTCACGCAGTGCAGAGGGAAGTAACAGCAGTTTCCTGGAGGATGACTTGGAAATTGACGAATCTTATCGATCGCGTACTACTGTGGGGTTGTGGCACGCGAATAGTATTCCTGTCGTTGCTGCGACCTGGTTGTCGTCATGGTTCAACCAGCGCCACACGAATAAAAGCTCCACTCTTGCCAATCCATGTGTTCCACTTACTCCAGAACACCTATTGCAGCAAATACATGCCGCGGAGAGTTTTGTGTTGCGTTCACTCAGTCGCGCTCCACAGCCCACTGTTCCACTTCATGGCGTGCATGTCCCTCGAGctttgctgccgctgtttgTCAATATGGACAACGCTAGTATTGATGAGTTCATGCAATTACTGTCCGTTTCGCCACGGTCAGAAACATCACTTCGATGTGATATGTGGATTTCTAACCCACCTGCGTAA